The genomic interval gttatttattattttatgtattaattGGGTCCTCTagcaaaataagattttttgaatatttattatccaataaatttatcaaattattaatttaccacATTGGCCTCAAGCTGGGACCAacaagaattattatttaactaaggttatcaatttatcaagtATTAATTTAACGAGATTCTATTATactaagataaataaattttatagtttaaatagttatttctaatcaattttttttcccttttttcatttggggattcaattatttctttcagcaaaattctttaaaagggaATAAGTATACAATTTTATtggtaatatatataaaatggtCGATCAAGATAGCgtaattaactcaaaatcttatttttttctccgGCTATCAAGTATGCCATTTAAACTCACCAAAACTCAGGTAGAATTCCAAAATCTTTccctgaaaaaaataaaataaaaaaaaaaggaataatacactcaaagaaaataaacatttctttttgctGCTGGATATCTGAAAATATCACTCATACCAAGTTGCCTAGAAACACCATCACGCATTCTAGTTAAGAATGCATTCACACATTTCATTAGCCTTttgtaatagtaataaatccTGTGAAATGCTGAGCTAAAAATCCATATTAAAACTGTGCAGATTCTACTTCAACAGCTCACAATATGGCGCAGGTCGATTGAATCTTACTGTAAGAACGATCAAATTTATTCGTCAGTCATAAAGCCGATGTTTCATTCTCTTTTGTTAATCTATAAGTCTAAAGAATATGTATCAGACCTTTTCGTGGCTTCGTAGTTGCCCAAAGCTTGCTCAAATTTGAGCCAAGAAGGACCAGTTTCTTGAAGATTCACATTCTTAGGCCCTTCGAGATATGCCTGAACAACAAACTGTGGAGTTCTTTCCCTGTGATGCCAACATGAGATTTATCAGGGATTCAGGGTTATCAACTTATTCAACAAATACTTCTATGAAAATTTCTACTGTGGAATATACGTACTTCCCTTCATATTCTGATAGATAGGACAAATAGGCAGCACCAAAGTACATGGACACAAATGGTTTAGTTAGATCATCTGCAGAATCAACTTTGTAAGCTCTGTAGCCCAACTCCCTGGACAGagcaaagaaaatttatacatGCTTCAGCATTCCGAACAATTTTAACCTCAAAAAAGGTGATCGTTGAATtaagaatcaaataatttctaaCAGCATTTGAAGAATTCGTAATTTTTCTGGTGCAGTGACACAGTGACTTCAGAGGACCGATAAAATATGTTCGGAGATTAATGTAGCAGACATACAAGGATTAGTGAATATAAAATGATTACTTTTGTCTTGATTAAAATGAACTTGGTGGTGACTCCATAGCCTCATAAAAAGctaaactttttctttttttctttttttccagaCTTCCTCTTTGTATACTCCTTTTTGACAATTTGTAACTGAGAAAAAATGTTTTCGATTTATTACAGACTTacatgtaaatccagaaagctgTAGAGTAATCGATTCCCATTAAGCCAATTCGCGGTGAAACACCATTCACAAAACGCATGCTAACCATCTCAGCAATAGCACAAAGATATGTCTGTAAAAGCAAGCAGTCCgaattacaaaagaaattatgtGGAGCAGAAATTACAAATCCATTAGACTAAAAATTCTGGTAGGCAGAGTCTCAGAAAACTAGAGAACTCGGCTGTATGAATGTTAAGTCAAACTTAGATGAAAAGTCAAGCAAGTAGAATAGCTTCACAGTTTTACTTGTACTATTGGAGTGCAGGTTCATAGCAGTAGTTTGATATTCAACTTATCATGAAACAAGTAGCTTTTCTCTAATCAAACTGTATACTTACAGGTTTAACACCCTTGGTACTGAAGTACTTTGAAAGAATGATTTCTGCTACTGCCTGCAAGAAGACatcattatcatttatttgaaatttgaggATGCAATGTTCGACATTCAAATAAGTGTtactaaacaaaaaattgcagttgtttaattgaattgaGACCTTTATATCATAAAATGCAGGTAATACGGGACTACAATGCAATACTTTTCTGTTAGAAGCattataaatttcttaatagcttgaattttgaaaaagtttaCAAAAATGATCAATCGCttgtataaaattttgttacagAAGAAAGGGTAAAAATCCCACATTGCTTTAAATATGTTCCTATTGCAACCAAGGGGCAAGggcattaaataataaatctgGAACTAGACTGTTATCAGTGAACGCATTGTAAATAAACtacttttactttttcaagGCATCAGACAATCAAAATGAACCAAGtccaatattttttatgtacaTTATACAACTCGTCAGGATAAGAGCTaatgcaaaaataatattcaatttcCAACAATTCAAGCACAATAAATCAATGAAATTCTGGTAGTTTGTTGTCATTATAGATCTCTCATCTCAAGGAAGGTTTCATGGACATACATCGCCAAGGTAGGAGTTAAcattaatacattaattttcatcGAGATCGTTTTGTACCTTCAATTCTACTCGGGAAAGATAGGATCTCTTCTTTGCATCATGTGAAAATCGCACTTTTCCCCTTTTTTCTCCAGATCTTGTCCACTCTTTAACAACATCAGGATGAGCCCACATCTGTTCCATGTCTTCAGGAGTCGTTATAGAGTCCCAATACTCAGTACCTGCAGCTCATTCgataaaaaagaaggaaaatcaGCTCAGCTGAAAATACAGTCTATGCTAATGACGAACTTTCTACACACTGTTCACTTGATTCCATGTCTTTAGGCTCACAATTCACTTGATTCCATTTTATTGGCTTATAAAATGGACTGAAAATGATCCATAATGGAATATTGGTGCCATGAAAATAAGCTTCTACGTAACAGGAAAAAGAACAACCTGAGCTTTCTGAAGCACCTGCATGTACAGGTGGAGGAGCACCAGAAGCATTAGCTGGCGAAGGACCATCATCAAAGAATTTTCTgagcaacaaaaataaaatggtaataaattttaaaaatcaaaattgataGGGAAACAAAGCATAAACTCTGGGTTATTTCATAGCAATGCAGTAAAATGGAGAAGATCTATTGGAACACTAAAAATCGAGAGATGCCAGCATGGTATCTTTAAGAGAACAATTGAATGTCGACGTTCATTTCACATCGTGTCAaatcaataatcaataatttgaaaattcaatcATTCAAAAAATTCCTTGctttgaacaaaataatataaatgaagAACATAACATAAGAAGGAAGGACATGACAAAACAATCAATTAAGATGGACATGATCACTCAATACATTGACAAATTTCTTAATGCACTCCTTCTTTCCAGATTAGTTCATTAAAACACCAATGCTAAAACATCGAAGGAAAAATTATTGTCTAGAAGAGAAAGAACCACCTTGATGGAAGGCTTTCTTTCACTGATATATAGCTCTTCCAATATGGCAAAGTCGATTTGTGAGTTGCCTTTTTCGTACCACCTTTATAGGCCCTAATAACAAATTCTTCGGTTCTTTCTCTGCAAATGAATTATCTTAAATCAATACTTCAGCACCAACGAAACAGGTTAGTTATGTTAATCAATAGGGAAGAAGATGTTTCTCAAGGGAAAACAGAGGGCCTACATTTCTAATAACTTACTTGTCCTGAAAGGTTGATAGCCATTTAAGGTAAGCAGCTCCAAAATATATACTAACGAGAGGCCTGAATAGAAGGTCTGGATTCTGCTCTACATCATATAATCGGTAACCCATCTCACTGAAAGCAATTTGCAGTCAAACTTTAACTCTTAATAAAAAGGGTAATGATCAAAAGAGGGG from Citrus sinensis cultivar Valencia sweet orange chromosome 9, DVS_A1.0, whole genome shotgun sequence carries:
- the LOC102629450 gene encoding uncharacterized protein LOC102629450; its protein translation is MVVSFKYWDDCIEAEDLKEMWKEVEVSTEWIDAGEDRGQKVHLSRDPDGQPYLTQTEMRAVAYIVVRRHFRSQIDPDMICAIAELESDRQLLAVRYDKKSKEAKVGLMQITHKNAVWLFSEMGYRLYDVEQNPDLLFRPLVSIYFGAAYLKWLSTFQDKERTEEFVIRAYKGGTKKATHKSTLPYWKSYISVKESLPSRKFFDDGPSPANASGAPPPVHAGASESSGTEYWDSITTPEDMEQMWAHPDVVKEWTRSGEKRGKVRFSHDAKKRSYLSRVELKAVAEIILSKYFSTKGVKPTYLCAIAEMVSMRFVNGVSPRIGLMGIDYSTAFWIYMELGYRAYKVDSADDLTKPFVSMYFGAAYLSYLSEYEGKERTPQFVVQAYLEGPKNVNLQETGPSWLKFEQALGNYEATKSKIQSTCAIL